Proteins encoded together in one Prunus dulcis chromosome 3, ALMONDv2, whole genome shotgun sequence window:
- the LOC117623263 gene encoding indole-3-glycerol phosphate synthase, chloroplastic-like has product MEGLASFRAVPSFTSRPRSSILGTALNPRRGNSLSFSSSSSSIVRAQQMESKDDEPEPEKIELKIKEWENSMYHNEVAASQGIRIRRRPPTGPPLHYVGPFEFRLQNEGNTPRNILEEIIWHKDTQVAQLKERQPLYSLKKALDNAPPVRDFIGALRAANSRTGLPGLIAEVKKASPSRGVLRENFDPVEIAQAYEKGGAACLSVLADEKFFQGSYDNMLAIRDAGVKCPLLCKEFIIEAWQIYYARSKGADAILLIAAVLPDLDIKYMTKICKMLGMATLVEVHDEREMDRVLGIEEVEFIGINNRNLETFEVDISNTKKLLEGKRGEEIRKRDIIVVGESGLFTPDDIAYVQEAGVKAVLVGESIVKQSDPEKGVAGLFGKDISLQSV; this is encoded by the exons ATGGAAGGTTTGGCTTCGTTCCGGGCTGTCCCTTCTTTTACTTCCAGACCCAGAAGTTCCATTCTCGGCACAGCTTTGAACCCGCGTAGAGGGAACTCGCTGTCTTTTTCATCTTCGTCTTCCTCCATTGTTCGAGCTCAACAG ATGGAGTCTAAGGATGACGAACCTGAGCCTGAGAAAATTGAGCTGAAAATCAAGGAATGGGAGAATAGCATGTACCACAATGAAGTAGCTGCGAGCCAAGGCATCAGAATCAGAAGGAGACCACCAACTGGACCCCCTTTGCACTATGTTGGGCCCTTTGAGTTTCGCTTGCAGAATGAGGGCAATACTCCACGAAATATTTTGGAGGAAATCATTTGGCACAAAGACACTCAAGTTGCACAG TTAAAGGAGAGGCAACCTCTGTATTCTTTGAAGAAAGCTCTTGATAATGCTCCTCCTGTTAGGGATTTTATTGGAGCTCTTAGAGCAGCAAATTCACGAACTGGACTGCCTGGTTTGATAGCTGAAGTGAAGAAGGCTTCTCCAAGTAGAGGAGTCCTGAGAGAAAATTTTGATCCG GTGGAAATTGCCCAAGCATATGAAAAAGGGGGAGCTGCTTGTCTTAGTGTTTTGGCAGATGAAAAGTTTTTTCAG GGAAGCTATGACAATATGCTGGCAATAAGAGATGCCGGAGTAAAG TGCCCTTTGTTGTGCAAAGAGTTTATCATTGAGGCTTGGCAAATCTACTATGCTCGATCCAAAGGTGCAGATGCGATTCTTTTGATTGCTGCTGTTTTGCCTGACCTTGACATCAAATACATGACAAAGATCTGCAAGATGCTTGGCATGGCCACACTTGTTGAG GTGCACGATGAAAGGGAAATGGACCGTGTTCTTGGCATTGAGGAGGTTGAGTTTATTGGCATCAACAACCGCAATCTGG AAACATTTGAGGTTGATATTAGTAACACAAAGAAGCTTCTTGAAGGAAAGCGGGGTGAAGAAATCCGTAAAAGAGACATAATTGTGGTAGGAGAATCCGGTCTATTCACTCCTGATGATATTGCCTATGTACAAGAAGCTGGAGTTAAAGCAGTTTTGGTAGGAGAGTCGATTGTGAAACAAAGTGACCCTGAGAAGGGAGTAGCTGGACTTTTTGGTAAAGACATATCTTTACAGTCAGTTTAG